GGGCGGCGAGGCCGGCACGCCGCCGGCGGTGTTCCCGCACTGGATCCATCGCATCCGCTACAAGTGCTACGCCTGCCACCCCGCCCCCTTCGAGATGAAGGCGGGGGCCACTCCCATCACGATGGATGCGATCCAGGACGGGAAGCTCTGTGGCGCCTGCCACAACGGCAAGATCGCCTGGGAGATCAGCTTCGGGACCTGCAACCGGTGTCATGCGGAGCGATGAGGGAGCGGCTGAATGCTGGGTCCGTCTCGCACTCCTGGTCGTCGCGGCACTTGTCGTGGGGCCTGGCGTGGCCCCGACCCACGCCCAGGTGTTCCGGCTCGGGAGCTGGGGCGGGGCGCTGGAAGGCGTGACCGATCTCAGGCGGACCGACACGAGAACCGGCGAGCAGCGAGCCCGCGCGGAGGCGTTCCACTCGGAGGAGCGCCTCAATGTGCGGAACACCGGAGCGTACCTGTACGACCCGAGGCTCCTCACCCTCTCGCTCGGGGGGAGCTTCGGCTACGCGAGGGATACGCTTGAGACGGACGGTGAGACCGCGTCCAGCGATGGGATCCTGCTCGGGTATGACGCGTCGGCGACGGTGCTGGCCGACCAGCCCTTCTCGCTCAACCTGTTCGCCGACCGGAGCGAATCCATCGTCTCGCGCGAGCTGGCGGGGCAGGGCGAGGGCGTGAGCGAGCGCCGCGGCGGGACCCTCTTCGCGAGACGGGTGTACATCCCCTCCTCGCTGAGCTTCCGCCAGGAGCTGCAGGACGAGGAGTCTCGCATCGCCGGCGCCGTCACGCGCCGCGGCGCCAGGCGGAACGTTCTGCGGTATGAGGGGCAGCGCGGCTGGGAAGACAGCGAGACGAGCTTGCTCTACGAATTCGTCGACGAGTCGGATCGGTTCTTCCCCGCGCTGGGCTTCCGGAGCCACGAGGGGCAGGTCAGCTACGGCCTGGATTTCGGGGAGGAGCTGAACCGGCACTGGGACTCGAGGATGCGGTACCACACGCGCACGGGGCTCTCGGAGTCGACGACCTGGAGCGCGGATGAGTCGCTGCGCGTCGACCACACCGAGGCGCTCCGGAGCAGCTATCGCTACTTCCTCTTGCGCTCTGACACCGCCGGGGGTGCCAACACCACGCACAGCGCGGTGGCGAGCCTGCAGCACCGGCTCTACGAGAGCCTGACCACGACGGCCGCTGTTGACGGCATCCGCCAGTTCCTTCCCCAGGGGGAGAAGGACAGCTACGGAGGCCGCCTGAGCTGGGGCTACACGAAGCGCCTGCCGCTTGGCGGGAGGCTCACCGCGGGGCTAGGCGGAGGCCTGCGGTACGAGGACAACCGGTTCGACGCGGCGGAGACAGCCGTCTCCCAGGAGTCCCATACCGCGGCGACGCCCTTCGCGCTGCCGATCGC
This is a stretch of genomic DNA from Candidatus Rokuibacteriota bacterium. It encodes these proteins:
- a CDS encoding cytochrome c3 family protein, translating into MKGLLARVGSAFLVAMVAGGVALAVEGDVVFKRQGGEAGTPPAVFPHWIHRIRYKCYACHPAPFEMKAGATPITMDAIQDGKLCGACHNGKIAWEISFGTCNRCHAER